The Bacteroides sp. AN502(2024) DNA segment AATAGGGAAATAAAACCTATCCGGTATCACGGACGAGAAAGTAACCCTCTTATCCGAACGGTTAATGCTTCCCCATGTCACCGGAATTAGACCGGTTGGTGTACCACTATTAAATGCAGCAAGATATGCCAAATTATTATTTCCGTATTCTTTGTAAGGAAGAGTCAGGGATACGGTCTTCATTAAATGCGAGGTTACATCTTTTATAAATGGAGAATCTAAAATATCAGGAATATACTCCCCCTCTTTCTCTAAGAAAAAGGGTGTGTCTTTTTGCTCTGAATACATAAAGCGATAGATATTCAGCACATCTTCAGTCTTAAAAGAACTATTATCCTTTTGGGGGCACGAAGATTCCGGATTAAAAGCCAACCATTTTTTGTTTTCATCCAATACTACAGCATGATAATGCCTTCCTTGAAAACTCTTATAACCCACATTAAATTCCACGGCAGAAGGTATGCCACAAGCCTTCAAGATAGTTGCACCATAGTTTGCAATCGGGATGCAATCATGAAAGCCATGAAAAAATAGCTCCTGATAACCAACTTCTTCTTTATAAGGATAAGGCGGAAAGAATTCGCGCGTTCGACCTATTACATAGTTATATCTTCGGACCACTTCCTGCAAAGAATCCTTATTGATAGCCGACAGATATTTATTCATAAACGCGGCATAAACATCCGAAAAATCAATCAAAGAAAAATCCGGTATACTTCGATAAGGGAGAACATATTCATAAAAATCTTCGGTAGGTAACCGCCTTAAGCTGGCGATTTGTTCCTTTAATTCAAACATTTGATCTATATGGCTTATCAATCACTCGGCTTTGATCCAATGCATATCATAATCTTCTTTCCAAAGAATTTTGACAGGCTGTTCCAAAACCTTTACTCCATACCCTACTCTAAATTCAGTACGAATACTATCAATCAGTCTTTGTACATTCTCATTACGAAAGCCATCAGTTGCCAAATAGACCGAATGATATAGAAGAGAATCCGCCATCCTCGTAAGAGAGTCCAGCAATGGATGCTGGCGCTGATTCCTTTCCGAATAATAAGAATGATGATATCTCATATTAGAGATTAAAAACTTTGCAGCTTTCAACTTTTGAGGTTCATGTTTATAATGATTTAAAACAGCCTCCAATTCAGTTCTATTGGACCCGGATATAGACAATACTGTTTCAATCCGTTTGTCTTCCTCGCTTGTGCAGCTAAACAGAAGAAATAGGATAAAGGCAAAAATAAAACAACTTCCTTTCATTATCGGTCAATTTATAGTGTACAATCGCATTTTCTCTCTCATCATCTCTCTTTTCATCATCCGGATGGTTGACGTTTTTATCTTCATAGGCTTATCAATAATCAGATTAGCCATACTGAGCATATTCTTCCGATCCGCATTATCCTTATATAAATGAAATAATTTATAAAATGGAAGGAAGCGGGAAGGGCACATCAATGATGCACTATTGTAATATTTCTCCGCCAATTCTTGTCTACCCAATTCCTGATAGATTTCTCCTATTATAAGTTCCAAATCATAATCCGCCCAATATCTACGGCATTGCAATGCTATTCTCAAGCTCTCTTCATACTGCTTATTTTCTAACAGTATAGCAGTATAATTATAAAGGAAATAAGGATTATCGTAAAATTTCTTTTCCAACTTTTCATAAATGGGAAAAGCTTTGCCGTATGTTCCGCATAGTGCAAGTACAGATGCTTTTCCCCATTCCTTTTCTGCTTTTATGCGTTCTACCAGTTTATACATCCCCCCTAGCGAACAAAGGAGAACAATGATGCATACTGCATATTTTATCTTAGAGTAGGCAAAAATAGTAGTGAGATATTCCTTTGTGATGATAAAAATGCACAGAACGGTAATAATCCATGTAAAAGGATAAGTGAACGGATAAGAAAAGAGAGAGAATATACCTATCGAAACTAAAGAATAAATGGCTGTTTGTTTCTCAATACAAGGCTTCTTTTTATAACAACATGCAAGCAGAACTATTATTGCAAGCAACAAACATAAACCGAAAGCCCCAAAATTTAGGAGAACTCCCACATATTCATTAAAAGGATGTTTCACGTTATCTGCAAGCAATGCATATCGGGTTCCCTCAAATTGCTTTAAATACTCTGCCTGATAATCCATATAATGAGCCTCGAAACTTCCTACACCATGACCAAACCATGGTGCATCTTTTATCATATTCACACTGCTGCTCCATATAAGTAATCTTCCATCGGCAGAGTCTTTTTTCATCCAGTAACATCCTGACAGTAATAAAGCGAGACATACTAAAGAAAGACACTTCATCCATCTTTTATGAAATACCTTCATATTTAAAAGAATGAAACAGATAGAGGCAATGCTCATAATACCCGCTCTTGATTGTGACAGAACCACAGCTACTGCAATTGCGACTCCTACCATCCATCCTCCATACCTGATATATTTATTCTTATCCGGCAATAGGAATCCTACAAAAGGAAAGCCCGCACAGAGACATGCCGCAAACCCCGCAGGATTGTCAAAACTTCCTGTAACCTTAAAAGCAGTGAGCACCTGAAACAAGCCAAAAAACTGAACTACCCCGAACATTGCCTGCGCAAAGCATGAAATAATAATGATAAAACCATATACAGTTCTCCTCGTATCTTTCTGTTCATTCTGCCTGTAAAATAAGATGTTGATTGCTTCATATATTAATATTACTAATAGTATGAACACAACAAAGCCCCATTTTGGAACAATGTACGAGTCCGTAAATTCTCGTGAACAGACAAAAAGGCTGCCTAAACACAATGCAGCAAACAGATAATGAGATGTTCTTATCATTTTACTTCACCCTTACAAATTGTATGATTTAGATATTTGCATTACGCTAAATTATTTATCATTCTATAAATAATCATCAATATCACCAAAGCAATGCAAAACATTGACAAATAAATCCAGATACTTCTTTTTTCTTTACTCAAGTTTATTTTTGCCAATATAAACAACAACATTGCCCATACTGATATACTGCCTAAAAAAGAATACAAAGTGTCTATCTGATAGAAGATATCTACTCCTATGATTATTATGTCAAACAAACATAAAAAACATAATGCAATATAATAACGTTTCATATATTTAGTCTATATTTTATTCTGTTATTGGAGCCATCTCCGTCAGAGCTACCACAACTGGAAATAATAACATTCATACCCAAAATAAAGGAAATACACTCAAACGTGAAATCACTTTCTTCAACTTCACTCACTTATCAGATTCTCATCCTCCAATACTTTTTTCAGCCGATAATAAAGATTCAACTTATGTTCCAAATCCTGCTCATCTATAGCCTCCGATTTCTTTTCAATCAAGCAAGCGTGTTTTTCTTCCGCAACAGGTTTTGAAACGTCCTCGAATTCAGCAACTTCTACCTCTATCACATCTCCAATTTCCAACATTCCACCCTCCCATACCAAGTGCATTTCTTCAGGCATTTTCAAACCACTTAGACTCCAAAACACACCACTATGCCAAGTAATATTAGCAACAAGACCTACTCCACACTGAGGAATACCAGCCTTAAATATTTTATCTTTACATTTTACAATAAGTCCTTTCATACTATATAATCCCTTTTTCCTGAAGCTCTACTTTAAGTTGTTCATATTTTATTTTCAATTCATCTTTATCACAGATTATCTTCATAGCAGGAGATACTTTTGATGCTTCAACTACTTTTATTACAACCTTATCGCCTAATTTCAAGTTCTCATCAACCCAAATAAGGCTACTCAATGTATCTGTTCCTCCTATATAAATATTATCCCCAAAAGAATAATTACAGTTCATTATTACATACGCCACATCATTGGATGTAATAATCACAGGTTCCCGATTATTAATTGTTACTTTAAATCCTATCATAATTTTATATTTTAGTTAGGACGAGGACAATCCCATATCCCTTGTGCTAAACAGTATTCATGGCATCGCCTGCATTCAGAATATCCCCAACCACCAGAATTCGGCTGACTATAATCTTTCCCATCCATACATTCATTATATTTTCTATTACAGTAATCCGTTGTACTATTTTGTTGACTTGCACATGTTACCACTTCATACACATAAACACCAGCAGCAACAACAGTCACAACAGAAGCAACAACCTCACCGATAGGTGTCGGTTCACCAACAGCAATAGTCCAAACTGTTGCTGTAATTTTGCGGCACCATGAACCTATGCTTGCTCCATCCTCTGGTCCTCTTGTTTTAATCTTTGATAATTTAATACTATTATATGGAGTACTTAACATCAAACCTTGACGTTCAAGATAAGATACTTTTTGTGTTCCATAATATAGTACAGCAATAACATTCAACAATCTTTCTTGTTCTATTTCTGGAACTTGTGTACGAATTTCATTATTCAAGGCGACCAATTTAGACAATAAGTCTTGAGAGGATTTACTCTTTTCACACTCACTAATAATCTTGCGAATAAACTCCAACTGGATATCCGTCAACGAATTATACCTTTCCATAAATTCAGTAGCACTCATTGTCATTTCAATTGACTGAACCTCTCCAGCAGCACGACTTCTCGCCATTGCAGAACTCGCATTACACCAATCTTCATAAAACTTCTCACGAAAATCCTTCAAATCAACAATTTCCGAATAATCCATATTCAAATCATTCAATTTTCCTATCGTAGTTTCAATTTCTTTAGCCACAGCTTTCCCATAAGCCTCAACCTGTTTTGGAAAATCAATTTCCTCTTTTAAAATCTCTTTTTCAAAAGCAGACTGTCTATCTACAAAATCATCACTCTGTGAGCAACTTTGCGTAAGCAAAGCAATACTAAATACAATAAAAATTAAGTTCTTCATCATCTTTGACCTTTTTAAATTAATACCCAATATATATTAGCTAATACTTTTATGTATAGAATAGGCTTATTTATCGAATTGGAAGTTATAAAAACATCCCTAGTTACTTCTCCTAATTCTTCCGATCTAAAATTAAATCCGACCATTACAGAGTCGTGAGGAGAGATAATAAATTCCTCCGAGTGGTCTACTAGATTCAAGCAAGAACAACTTGTAAAAATCTTCAATATCTTTAAAGGATACTTTCCATCATTGTGAATAGGAATCACAAAAGATATATTTTTACCAACATTACAATCGGAAAGAGATACCATATTATCGTCTACTCTGATGTTAGGTTCATCATTTATTTCAAAATCCGGATTCAGAACTTTTTTTGCTGTAATAAATTCATTTTTATACAATTGCAAATAATAAGGGGTTTCCAATTCCAACATTGATCTTGCCAATATTTTGGATTCAACGGTATCATTTTCCATTAGTTCTCCTACAATTCCCCAATAAAAGGAGTATGGATATTTTAATGAATCAATTGAATTACTTAGAACCGTTGGAACGTATATTCCCTGATCTAAATCCATCTTACATTCCAAGACTTGGTTTAATAAAGGGATGGCGGTACATTTAGAAAGTTTAAAGCGGTTAGGATAATGATAATTAGTTATTTTTTTATCAGAAATGGCTTTAGCTATATATAAAAAAGTCTCTTTCGTTGCACCTGGAATCAAGTCAACCAGTGTACCATTTTCTGAAAACACACAGGTCAAAGGCAACGACAAAGGACAAAGCCACTTCATATACCATTCATTTGAAGATATATTAATATCTACAAGATTATAAATAGCTTTATTAGTATCTATAAAATCTTTGCTCTTTAAACAATACTCTCGAGACAAATCCTGAGTGGAATCTACTAAGACTATACAAAAAGTTTTTTTATTGCTATATGCAATAGAGCAAATCTTCTCAAATGATTGATTTTTATATATTTTGCATGTATGTTGATTACAGCTAGAAAGAAACAAGCAAATAATCATAGCAAGCAAAAAAAGCAAATTCAGTTTTCCAAGCATATTTCTCATATTATATGTATATTAATTTAAGGGTATAATCATAAAATCATTTATTCAACATTCGAGTTTACAGTACTTCTACAACATACTTTCTTTATTCAATTCGCATCCATATAACTTACGCCATAAAGATACGTCATAAAAATTGTCCTAGCAATAGAACGTCACATCAAGATCCCAGATAAGACATTAATATTCAACATATTGCAACCATACATATTTAAAATAATAGCTATATTGTAACAGCATGACTGCTGTTACTAACGAAAACATTTATTCTGATACCTTTGCGGAAGGTACAAATTCACCTACCCACTGAATGAAGCTGTTTCTTTGCGGATCGAAAGTGCCTGCATCTATATGACACTCAAAGTCTCTTCTTCCATTCAGGCCAACCACAATAGAGCCACCGGAATTATCTAATGCAAGAATGAAATTGAGAATCCCGCCCGGAATTGCAGCAAGTACAACTTCCGCTTCATTAATAATAAATTTAAATCCTTTCATACATATTGGGGTTTTATCAACTGATTAACTCATTAAACCAATCAAGGTAAATCATCAACCACTTCTATCAAGTTTTCATCCTCCAATGCTTTTTTCAATCGATAATAAGTTTCAAGGTAACTACTCAGCTATAAGTGAACAAACAAAAAGGCTGCCTAAGCACAATGCAGCAAACAGATAATGAGATATTCTTATCATTTTATCTATTCCCAACAATCATTTTTAGACGTTCCGCTCAATCTTTCCAATGTTCGTAGCAGTTGTCGTGTATTGCCGCCAACAGTTGCCCCTTGAACAACTCTGTTTTTATCAATAATAACATTTGATGGATACATATAAATATGCAATACATCATTAAATTCGTCTTTATAATCGGGAACAACTGTTATATTTTCCCACACTAAATTCAATCTTTTCATTAACCTCTTCACTTCTCCACTAGAATCAGGCGTTAATGCTACAAATCGAATATCCGGATAATCTTCAGCAAGTATATTTAAAGCTGTAAGTTTCCGTATGCAAGGGCGACAATGCCTGTTCCAAAAACATACAACCGTGACATCGGATTCATCCATTTTAACAGGTTTTCTACTCATATCAGTCAAATTGATCTGAGGAAGCGTCTTACCAATTAAAGTTTCAAGTTTAGGATGTTTATAAGTTAAGTGAATTTCCGTTATTTCATCTGTCCCTTTGATAGAAATAATGTATTTACCTGTTTCTAAAGAGTCGGAATGGGCCTGTCTTGTTATAGATTTTTGCTCTGCGTCAAAATATATAATCGTGTCGCCTTCTACGCTAATCTTATTACTATTAACACGCGTTACCTTTTGGGCATGACAAACACCTATAAAAAGGAATAAGAAAAGGGAAAAATATAGTTTCATATTTCAAGGGTTTTATAGTATATAGTTGAGTCAAACGATGGTTGACCCAACTACAAAACTATTTATTCTAATGCATCATTTTTGCTTTTTCTGTAATTTACAAACACTTCTATCACCTTTTGAACAAAAACATTTGACTCCTTCTTGGGTTTTAGCGACCTCACAATCAGGACATTTTCTGCGATCTTCATTTTTGCACGAATATATTGTCAAGCCATCTGTATCTCCACCTTCGCTTCGTGTTTTCATTCTTTTCATATCTAAACTTCCATCCAATGTTATATTACTTATTATCAAATTACTTGAATGTCCATCGTATGTCATGTATCTAATTTCAGCAATAAATCCCTGATCTGTATCATGATAAATCACATCATTGATTTCTACATCTTTATTTTCACCATATTTTTCCTCTGCTACCTCAGCAACTAAATTAACCAACACGTCAATAGTTGCAGCGATTCTCTGTCCATTAGGCGCTATCAGGTTTATTGATGTCTTACTATTATCTACAAATTCATCCGACTCTTTATCACAACTCCCAAATGCAAATCCTAATATTGCTATTATTAATAGTAAACTATTTTTCATATTCCTAATATTTATATTCATATAAAGCGCAACCTTCGACAAGTCCATCATCACATGCACAGCGTACTTGATTGTGCTTCTTGTCATTTACAACTCGACATTTCTTACATTTATTATTACTCCTTTTTTTACAACTAAAGCTTTCATACCCACCTTCAGAGCCTCCTTCCGTCCTAGTCTTTATTTTTGAGCCAGAAGTTCTCTCTTTTCTCATAAGAATTATATTACTTTCTATTCCATCTTCAGTTACATATTCAATTTCAGCACAAAAGCCTGTTTCCAATGAATCATACTGGATACTTACTATTTCAAAATCCTTATTTTCCCAATTATCTTCTTCAATAATAGGAGACAATAGTCCTTTCAATTTTTCTATATTCTTGGCAATATATTCACCACTAGGAGCTCTCAAGTTTAAATTCTTCTCTTTTGTAGAAACCTCGCCTTCATATGAATATTCATCTGAATTACAGCTACTAAAAACTAAAATAGCAATAAACAAGCTGATGTTTAACAGAGTTATTATTTTCTTCATTTTCATAGAATTAATCATTTAATACACATTCTAAATTTATCTTCATCTCATAATAAACCATTTAACGCATAAAGCTGCTTTTCTTTTAAGTTATGAACTATCTGCAATAATTTTTATTTTATGCATGGGATAAATACCATTAGATTTTAAAATAAGTTCTCGTTCTATTTTTTCATCCTTATCTGCAGTAAATTCAAAATTAATATACTGAGATTCTTGTGGAAGAATAGTATATATTTCATCACCTATAAGTTTTACGCAAGAGCAACTGAGTTGAACTTCTTTAATTTCAAGAGGAGCATTACCCGAATTAAATATTTCAATTTTAAACGATTTTGCAACTCCTTTCTCGCAACGACCCAATTCGATAAGTGTTACACATTCTAAGACGGGTTCAACTTTTGGATTATAACAAGAATCAATAACACCTTTTGCTGCAATAAAAAGTTCCGGATAAATCTCAAGCTCCAAATCACTATCAAAGGTCAATAAGTGTTTGGCTACCAATTGAGCAGTTTCATGTTTACCATACTTATCTAAATTCATCATCCTTAAATAAGCTGTATACGGATAATTAATAGAATCCATTAATTTGTTAATTCGAGGTTCAATATTCAGACCTTTCTCAAGGTCGAGTTTACAGAAAAGGATATCACTCAACAGTGAAATTAATTGCTCTTTATCCATCGAAAAATTGTTATAATATACTAACTTTCGGCACATTTCTCCCGTTTTAACAACTTGCCCTATACAATCAAAGCACTTACGAGACGCTCCGGGTATAATATCTATTAAATTACCAGAGGGAGAGAAAATACATGTAATAGGATCTGATATTGAATATAACCATTGCTGATACCAGTTATTTTGGGGTAAACGTATATCTATCATATTAAATACAGTTTTAATATGATTCCTTTCTAAACGTTCCTTATATATTTTAGAGGTCAAATTGGATGTATCTAAAAGAACTACACAAAAATTCTCATTTCTATTTATAGCAATTTGTTGTATATCATGGAAGTTTCCATTATAAAGGACTTCTAAATGCCTAGAAGAACACCCCGTAGAAATAAAAATTATACCCAATATAGCCATTAAACAAATTCTTTGTATTAATTCCATAATAATAAATTTAACAATAAAACTACAGTGCATTTTTTCTCACATTTCCTTTTATCAAAAGTTCCTCATAAGTATCTTCAGCATTAGAAATAACATAAATTTTCTTATGAAAATATCCTGATATCTTATTTAGAT contains these protein-coding regions:
- a CDS encoding O-antigen ligase family protein, which translates into the protein MFILLVILIYEAINILFYRQNEQKDTRRTVYGFIIIISCFAQAMFGVVQFFGLFQVLTAFKVTGSFDNPAGFAACLCAGFPFVGFLLPDKNKYIRYGGWMVGVAIAVAVVLSQSRAGIMSIASICFILLNMKVFHKRWMKCLSLVCLALLLSGCYWMKKDSADGRLLIWSSSVNMIKDAPWFGHGVGSFEAHYMDYQAEYLKQFEGTRYALLADNVKHPFNEYVGVLLNFGAFGLCLLLAIIVLLACCYKKKPCIEKQTAIYSLVSIGIFSLFSYPFTYPFTWIITVLCIFIITKEYLTTIFAYSKIKYAVCIIVLLCSLGGMYKLVERIKAEKEWGKASVLALCGTYGKAFPIYEKLEKKFYDNPYFLYNYTAILLENKQYEESLRIALQCRRYWADYDLELIIGEIYQELGRQELAEKYYNSASLMCPSRFLPFYKLFHLYKDNADRKNMLSMANLIIDKPMKIKTSTIRMMKREMMREKMRLYTIN
- a CDS encoding DUF1573 domain-containing protein, with translation MRNMLGKLNLLFLLAMIICLFLSSCNQHTCKIYKNQSFEKICSIAYSNKKTFCIVLVDSTQDLSREYCLKSKDFIDTNKAIYNLVDINISSNEWYMKWLCPLSLPLTCVFSENGTLVDLIPGATKETFLYIAKAISDKKITNYHYPNRFKLSKCTAIPLLNQVLECKMDLDQGIYVPTVLSNSIDSLKYPYSFYWGIVGELMENDTVESKILARSMLELETPYYLQLYKNEFITAKKVLNPDFEINDEPNIRVDDNMVSLSDCNVGKNISFVIPIHNDGKYPLKILKIFTSCSCLNLVDHSEEFIISPHDSVMVGFNFRSEELGEVTRDVFITSNSINKPILYIKVLANIYWVLI
- a CDS encoding TlpA family protein disulfide reductase codes for the protein MKLYFSLFLFLFIGVCHAQKVTRVNSNKISVEGDTIIYFDAEQKSITRQAHSDSLETGKYIISIKGTDEITEIHLTYKHPKLETLIGKTLPQINLTDMSRKPVKMDESDVTVVCFWNRHCRPCIRKLTALNILAEDYPDIRFVALTPDSSGEVKRLMKRLNLVWENITVVPDYKDEFNDVLHIYMYPSNVIIDKNRVVQGATVGGNTRQLLRTLERLSGTSKNDCWE
- a CDS encoding DUF1573 domain-containing protein — translated: MELIQRICLMAILGIIFISTGCSSRHLEVLYNGNFHDIQQIAINRNENFCVVLLDTSNLTSKIYKERLERNHIKTVFNMIDIRLPQNNWYQQWLYSISDPITCIFSPSGNLIDIIPGASRKCFDCIGQVVKTGEMCRKLVYYNNFSMDKEQLISLLSDILFCKLDLEKGLNIEPRINKLMDSINYPYTAYLRMMNLDKYGKHETAQLVAKHLLTFDSDLELEIYPELFIAAKGVIDSCYNPKVEPVLECVTLIELGRCEKGVAKSFKIEIFNSGNAPLEIKEVQLSCSCVKLIGDEIYTILPQESQYINFEFTADKDEKIERELILKSNGIYPMHKIKIIADSS